Part of the Labilibaculum antarcticum genome, CTTTTCCATTTCGCTCTCGTCAAAACTACCACTTGCAAAACTTGCAGCATCACCATCTGGTTTGTACAAATTACCCGAACCATCGGTAAATTGGGTATCTATAACCGTATCATCAACTTCTTCCACCAAAGTGTATACTCCATAGTATTGGGAACCGGAACCATTGTCTACGTAAATAACACAAAAGGTAGTTTGGGATGAGGCCAATCCGAACTCACGGAACAAATCAGCTCCCACTTTTTCGCGCATTAATGACAAATCGTCGAAGTTATTGTTCAGGTTTAGTTGTTTAAAACCATAAAAACGTTGGTTCTTTAAAGATGGGTAATCATCTTCAAACTCATCAAAATCAAGCTTGAAAGATAGCTTCTTATTTCCTGATTGATAAGCAGAGCTTAAGCTTGAGTTTCCTTTGTAACGAACGCCAACATGGTACCATTCTGTATCGTTAAAATTAAAAGAACAAGGCACCCAAATTGGATCGAAATCGCTTGTTGTTACCTGGCCTGGTCTTCCGGAATTACCACCTAAATTTGAAGATAAGTCTGATTGCATATCCGACCAATCGTCCGAATCTATTTTGATATCGAAACGCAATACTTCGTTTTGATTAAAAACAGTAGCGTAATCCAATTCTGCACTTTTACTGTGCGTTGCATCTGTCCAGTCAGGATAAGTTTCGGTATCAACAATAACTTCTTCTTCACTTGTTTCGGTTGTCTCTTCAATTGCTTCATCATCGCGACAAGCGAATGTTATTCCTATTAAAAGGGCCAGTAGGTATAGATATTTTGATTTCATAATATTTCGTTTAAAATTTTAGTTTATAACCCAAACTTACAATGTGTTTGTTTTTGAATTCATTCTGAAAGTAATCGAACTTGTAACTGGCTTCGATGTAATTTTTCTTGCATATTTTATAATCCGCACCTAGAAAATAACGCATTTTACTAAGGTCACCGCCGCTTACTTCCTGAAAAGCTTCCAGACCTGCAAAAGGTGTTATTTTGCATTTTTTGATGTTGTATTTTAACTCGGTTTTGTAGCGTAGTAAATTACCGTTTGAATCATCATCAGAGTCGTTGGTGTAACTAATCTTAAGCGATGGCTCGAATCGGAGGTATGATTTTTCGTATTTTACATTGAATGAATACCGATTGTCGTATTCGGTGCTTTTGCTTTCTCTTTCATTTGCATAAAACCGATAGCCTGTTCCTAGTGATAGGTTATCTGTTAAGCTGTAAGAAAGTTTTCCTTCCAGTAAGTATTTGTCTAAAGAAAAGCTATCGTCGAATCGAAATTCTGGACTGATACTCAACTTCAGATTTTTAAGCAACTTGGTGCTCGCAGTAAATGAGGTTCTGCTTTGAAAATCATTTTCAACTTCCTGAGCAATTGCAGTGTTCGCAATTATCAAAAGGAATAGAATAAGGTAGTGAGTCTTTTGTGTTATATTTTTCATGGTTTTAATTTTCCGGTTTGATACTTACTTTTGGCCATTAATATTGTAGTAGAGAGTTATTTCTGCTACATCTCGTAGGAAATCAATCTTTTCAATTTCGTATCGACTGATGTTGATACCTGTTCTTTCCTGAAAATCAAGTAGCATCTCCTCATGTTTATTTTGGTGAACAAATTCAATTTTTTCATAAATGAGCTTGATCGATTTCTCTTGTTTTAACATCAGTTTTTTCTCTAAAAACCAAAGACCTGCAACGATGAGCGAGTTGGTGAGTATTAGTTCTGCATAACTTACTTTCTTATTCGAAAGGGCATTCATTACTGATATTCCGATAATGATGAACAGGTAAGTCATTTCCTTGATTGGAATGGCATCGGTTCGGTAACGAATAATTCCAAAAATGGCGAACAAACCAAGAGCAAATCCCAACTCCAGTTTCACACTATTCAAAAGGAAGCAGAGTAAAAAGACGATTACACCAATGGCGAGATAGCTGAAATAGAAATCTTTTCGACTGCTGTTTTTCGCATACATACAATGTGTTACCAAGAAAAGTAGAAAAGTGTTAAAGGAGAATCGAACGATTAGTTCGGTGAAATCACCAACATTAATTAGTTTGATTCCTAAAAAACGCAATTCCTCTTCCCAATTACTTATTTCGGTTACGAGTGGTACTGCATTTGTAATGGTGTCTGAAATTTGAATTAAATCGAGCATATTTAATTAGATTAGTTGATAGTTTGTTTGAGTAACTTTTTCAATGTTTCTTATTTTTGCTTTAAAGGCATTTTGCTTAAGGTTTGGATTCGTCATGCTTCTGCCTACGCAGTATTTGCTAAATCCATTGTTCTTAATTCTATTTTTGCGTAAGGCCAATCCTAATGGAGAGGAACTTGATTTCCCATCCGATTTAATTTCAACAATTACCAAGTTATCGAGCGAAACAATACTGTTCGATACTTCAAATTCGATATTTAAATCAATGGTGCATCTTTCTTTAAAATTTTTGTTCACCAAGGTCAGACGGGTAAACTTATTTTCTAGAGAGGGTTTTAATTCTGCCGCAGAAAACGGTGTTTTTGAATTAATAAATTGATCCTCTGTACTTGTGAATTCAGAATAGCTTTGAGTACTGGGAATTCGTTTTTTAATGGTTCGACCCTTGTTGTTTTTGAATTTGATCTCCAAAAAACTGATTCCCGAATTAACGTAGCTTCTTCTTCTAATTTTGAAGCGATTCAATTTGCCATTGTGATGTGCCGAAAACATGA contains:
- a CDS encoding CotH kinase family protein, which encodes MKSKYLYLLALLIGITFACRDDEAIEETTETSEEEVIVDTETYPDWTDATHSKSAELDYATVFNQNEVLRFDIKIDSDDWSDMQSDLSSNLGGNSGRPGQVTTSDFDPIWVPCSFNFNDTEWYHVGVRYKGNSSLSSAYQSGNKKLSFKLDFDEFEDDYPSLKNQRFYGFKQLNLNNNFDDLSLMREKVGADLFREFGLASSQTTFCVIYVDNGSGSQYYGVYTLVEEVDDTVIDTQFTDGSGNLYKPDGDAASFASGSFDESEMEKKTNEDEADYTDVKSLYTIINSSDRTSDIAQWKSNLENIFNVDGFLKWLAANTVIQNWDTYGNMTHNYYLYNDLNTNKLTWIPWDNNEAFQAGKLQGALSFSLNEVSSSWPLISYLIDDEEYKQIYDDYLLQFVNEVFIPSELSDTYTTYYNLIKDYAYAEESGYSFLGSNSSFDSAVETLKSHAQERKDAVTSYLK
- a CDS encoding DUF2490 domain-containing protein, which codes for MKNITQKTHYLILFLLIIANTAIAQEVENDFQSRTSFTASTKLLKNLKLSISPEFRFDDSFSLDKYLLEGKLSYSLTDNLSLGTGYRFYANERESKSTEYDNRYSFNVKYEKSYLRFEPSLKISYTNDSDDDSNGNLLRYKTELKYNIKKCKITPFAGLEAFQEVSGGDLSKMRYFLGADYKICKKNYIEASYKFDYFQNEFKNKHIVSLGYKLKF
- a CDS encoding DUF4956 domain-containing protein, which codes for MLDLIQISDTITNAVPLVTEISNWEEELRFLGIKLINVGDFTELIVRFSFNTFLLFLVTHCMYAKNSSRKDFYFSYLAIGVIVFLLCFLLNSVKLELGFALGLFAIFGIIRYRTDAIPIKEMTYLFIIIGISVMNALSNKKVSYAELILTNSLIVAGLWFLEKKLMLKQEKSIKLIYEKIEFVHQNKHEEMLLDFQERTGINISRYEIEKIDFLRDVAEITLYYNINGQK
- a CDS encoding polyphosphate polymerase domain-containing protein translates to MNTKYFDSIELKEMDKVKLMNRTDHKFWFHGAYLPDLLKQVEEDYYLLHIDGEYQLPYATTYYDTKKNFMFSAHHNGKLNRFKIRRRSYVNSGISFLEIKFKNNKGRTIKKRIPSTQSYSEFTSTEDQFINSKTPFSAAELKPSLENKFTRLTLVNKNFKERCTIDLNIEFEVSNSIVSLDNLVIVEIKSDGKSSSSPLGLALRKNRIKNNGFSKYCVGRSMTNPNLKQNAFKAKIRNIEKVTQTNYQLI